One genomic region from Pyrobaculum islandicum DSM 4184 encodes:
- a CDS encoding AAA family ATPase, translating to MVVGVLRGFVSLLLVSGKNVLFVGAPGVGKTRLALESAGFMTGCGPVLVVGRDGLSFEDLVVRFERAGGGLRRVFGGFGCAVLRSWVSLLRGVGPCHVVFDELNRANVDLIFGDLFTALDLAYRYRVPVVKAHELEDRAAVEECVGGVGDVVDRLRELAGRLGGLPLPYSFRLFATMNVVDRAQLFKLSFALLRRFAYLYVLPFYEDYEPSLREISPKEGGVFAKKLDEALDRFVDRAIEELSPSDAVEGDIATLVKLNFSDRAGIKEEVRGLWSKLGLGGLLAWTLGVAKDLGLELGPSVLTDLARLLVVYVSLRHLLSDLREEALADLAYSSLVLSQFSSAVPKLRFRALLSFNDKSRALFADFARRVQEIFGKASISYKIADALLQELPE from the coding sequence GTGGTGGTGGGGGTGTTGAGGGGGTTTGTGTCGTTGTTGTTGGTGTCTGGTAAGAATGTGTTGTTTGTGGGTGCTCCTGGGGTTGGTAAGACTAGGCTTGCGCTTGAGTCTGCGGGGTTTATGACTGGGTGTGGGCCTGTGCTTGTGGTGGGTAGGGATGGCCTTTCGTTTGAGGATCTTGTGGTGCGTTTTGAGAGGGCTGGTGGTGGGCTTAGGCGGGTGTTTGGTGGGTTTGGCTGCGCGGTGCTTCGGTCGTGGGTTTCTCTACTGAGGGGAGTGGGGCCGTGCCACGTGGTGTTTGACGAGTTGAATAGGGCGAATGTGGATCTCATCTTTGGAGATCTTTTCACGGCGCTTGACCTGGCGTATAGATATAGGGTGCCGGTGGTTAAGGCGCATGAGCTGGAGGATAGGGCGGCTGTAGAGGAGTGCGTGGGGGGTGTTGGTGACGTAGTCGATAGGTTGAGAGAGTTGGCGGGGCGGCTGGGGGGCTTGCCCTTGCCCTACTCCTTCCGCCTATTCGCCACTATGAATGTCGTGGATAGGGCGCAGCTCTTCAAGCTCAGCTTTGCCCTCCTCAGGAGGTTCGCCTATCTCTACGTCTTGCCCTTCTACGAGGACTACGAGCCCAGCCTCCGGGAGATCTCGCCGAAGGAGGGGGGCGTGTTTGCCAAGAAACTTGACGAAGCTCTAGACCGCTTCGTCGACCGCGCAATCGAGGAGCTATCTCCCAGCGACGCCGTGGAAGGCGACATAGCCACGCTGGTCAAGCTCAACTTCAGCGACCGCGCGGGGATTAAAGAGGAGGTGAGGGGGCTCTGGTCTAAGCTCGGTCTCGGCGGACTGCTCGCTTGGACGCTGGGCGTAGCCAAGGACTTGGGCCTCGAGCTCGGCCCCTCCGTCTTAACCGATTTGGCCCGGCTGTTGGTGGTCTACGTAAGTTTGAGACACCTTCTGTCTGACTTGAGAGAAGAGGCCCTGGCCGACTTGGCCTACTCCTCCCTAGTTCTCTCACAATTCTCCTCCGCAGTCCCCAAGCTACGCTTCAGGGCACTGCTTTCGTTTAACGACAAATCCCGCGCCTTATTCGCCGACTTCGCCAGGCGAGTCCAGGAGATCTTCGGAAAGGCCTCCATATCGTATAAGATCGCTGACGCACTACTCCAAGAGCTGCCTGAGTGA